A DNA window from Christiangramia salexigens contains the following coding sequences:
- a CDS encoding site-specific integrase: MIYPYTFNLKDKNSKKPTLIYLRARIKNEGKYLKYSTGEKILPKYWDFKTQWPIKLKGRTKEATEINSVINQIGRYGDAFEKVYTVLEAQGIDLTVSLIRGELDYEFKKSSSAPNSFFTVFDQFIQEKKDLGNITDGTIARYENIKTLLQEFSIEKKYTLNFQSINENFYVNWVNYSRIKLEHKNNTLGRNIGFIKTFMNWAMKKKYHMNYDFKEFKKISSETDEIALSMEEVKILYEYDFSKNPRLEKVRDVFIFGCVTGMRYSDYSRINRTNIRNGQIFINTQKQKSNVGIPLNKYSEAILEKYQFNLPVISPQKFRDYIKEACKEVEMDEIITKTSFIGNKRIEEKFKKHEMISTHTARRTFITISLDKGMRPEVVMSITGHKSYSSFKKYIKLSSLSRELEMQKAWN, encoded by the coding sequence ATGATTTATCCGTATACTTTCAATCTGAAAGACAAAAACTCAAAGAAACCAACTCTAATTTATTTAAGAGCCCGAATTAAAAACGAAGGTAAATACCTTAAATATTCTACTGGAGAAAAAATACTTCCAAAATACTGGGACTTTAAAACTCAATGGCCAATAAAACTGAAAGGTAGAACCAAAGAAGCAACAGAAATTAATTCTGTTATTAACCAAATAGGGCGCTATGGTGATGCCTTTGAAAAAGTATATACAGTCTTAGAAGCCCAAGGAATAGATTTAACCGTTAGTCTTATCAGAGGTGAATTAGATTATGAGTTTAAAAAATCTAGTTCAGCCCCAAATTCATTCTTCACAGTATTTGATCAATTTATTCAGGAAAAAAAAGATTTAGGAAATATTACAGATGGTACTATAGCTCGATACGAAAATATCAAAACCCTTCTCCAGGAGTTCTCAATTGAAAAAAAATACACCCTCAATTTTCAATCTATCAATGAAAACTTCTATGTAAACTGGGTGAACTATAGCAGAATCAAACTGGAACATAAGAATAATACGCTAGGAAGAAATATCGGCTTTATAAAGACATTTATGAATTGGGCTATGAAGAAGAAGTATCATATGAACTATGATTTTAAAGAATTCAAAAAGATTTCTAGTGAAACCGATGAAATTGCCCTTTCAATGGAAGAAGTAAAAATTCTCTATGAATATGACTTTTCAAAAAATCCCCGATTAGAGAAAGTAAGAGATGTTTTTATTTTTGGTTGTGTTACCGGTATGCGCTATTCAGATTATTCTCGGATTAATAGAACTAACATTAGGAATGGACAAATATTTATAAATACCCAAAAACAAAAGTCTAACGTTGGTATACCTTTAAATAAATATTCAGAAGCTATACTAGAAAAATACCAATTTAACCTTCCAGTTATTAGTCCACAAAAGTTTCGAGATTATATAAAAGAAGCCTGCAAGGAGGTTGAAATGGATGAAATTATTACCAAGACCAGTTTCATTGGAAATAAAAGAATTGAGGAAAAATTTAAAAAGCATGAAATGATTAGTACACATACCGCTAGAAGAACATTCATTACAATATCACTTGACAAAGGAATGAGACCTGAAGTAGTTATGTCTATTACTGGTCATAAAAGCTATAGCAGCTTTAAGAAGTATATCAAACTATCAAGTCTGAGCAGAGAATTAGAAATGCAAAAAGCCTGGAATTAA
- a CDS encoding SNF2-related protein, whose translation MNLTAHQAKYFAYELSKKVKSNSTEKFGATLMDAKVDLNPHQIQAALFAFKSPLSQGAILADEVGLGKTIEAGILLSQKWAEGARRILIISPSSLRKQWMNELADKFYLPSEVMETKVFNKKWKNGNTNPFDNKNKIQICSYHFARNKAEFLQLVSWDLIVIDEAHFLRNVYRSGNKIAKEIQQAISPYKKVLLTATPLQNKIEELYGLISFIDPNTFGDLKSFKKQFIRREGGIDLDDLKDRIQPLCHRTLRRQVTEYINYKNRIPLTETFEPTAKEQELYEKVTEYLQRETNYALPTAQKHLMTSVLRKLLASSSFAISGTLNSLIKRLKKLIKEFEYDQEDFEREMQDEFDGFDNETEEWEEIEESQPTFDNENLTAADIVNIRREIEDLESFLHLANSIEHNAKGDKLRTALEKGFEKLKELGAKEKAIIFTESKRTQQYLFEMLKKTRYGGKILLFNGTNQEDISKYVYNKWVDDKKNAHRITGSRDVDVRSAIVDTFKNEDYQLMIATEAAAEGINLQFCSMVVNYDLPWNPQRIEQRIGRSHRYGQEYDVVVINFVNTQNETDMRVFQLLEEKFRLFDGVFGASDEVLGSIENGVEFEKRLIEIYKKCRTKEEIDAAFDKLQEDLKDEIDDNIKKTQENLFKNFDAQVVQRLKTTLINTQKYISKYEEWLWKITKYYLKEKAEFNDHEYSFSLNGLSNNIAPKGLYSLDKKREDAWHYRLGHKLAERIIKDSKELETPAAKIVFDYSSNPLTYKELESLSSNKGILKVANLQLNSEVEDLDLIVFAGFTEDGEILKDEICQFLLTLPSEVEKNSYSDFPNKLNKVYEDQIEKHLNHIKNSDAQLMQTEIRKFEKWAEDRISSSEFELKDVKKKIKDLERETRRDNISADDLLVIQKKIRKLDRKKAKLRREIFDVEDKILEDRDRMIDEAESKLNRTQKQKELFTIAWEII comes from the coding sequence ATGAACCTAACCGCTCATCAGGCTAAATACTTTGCCTACGAATTAAGTAAAAAAGTAAAATCCAATAGTACTGAGAAATTTGGCGCCACTTTGATGGACGCTAAGGTAGATCTCAATCCCCATCAAATTCAAGCTGCTCTATTTGCATTTAAATCTCCTCTTTCTCAGGGAGCAATTTTAGCTGATGAAGTAGGATTAGGGAAAACTATTGAAGCAGGTATTTTACTCTCTCAGAAATGGGCAGAAGGTGCCAGAAGAATACTAATCATATCCCCTTCTAGTTTAAGAAAACAATGGATGAACGAATTGGCAGATAAGTTCTATTTGCCTAGTGAAGTAATGGAAACCAAAGTTTTCAATAAGAAATGGAAAAATGGCAATACCAACCCATTCGACAATAAGAATAAAATACAGATTTGCTCTTATCACTTCGCAAGAAACAAGGCAGAATTTCTACAATTGGTTTCATGGGATCTAATTGTAATAGATGAAGCTCATTTCCTAAGAAACGTATACAGAAGCGGAAATAAAATTGCTAAGGAAATACAGCAGGCGATTTCCCCATATAAAAAGGTTTTGCTAACTGCTACTCCCCTTCAAAATAAGATCGAGGAGCTATATGGACTAATTAGCTTTATTGACCCGAATACTTTTGGAGACTTAAAAAGCTTCAAAAAGCAATTTATAAGAAGAGAAGGCGGAATTGACCTGGATGATCTAAAAGATCGTATTCAGCCACTTTGCCACCGGACCTTAAGACGACAGGTTACTGAATACATTAATTATAAAAATAGAATACCATTAACGGAAACTTTCGAACCCACTGCTAAAGAACAGGAGCTTTACGAAAAGGTTACGGAATACCTTCAGAGAGAAACCAATTATGCCCTTCCCACTGCCCAGAAACATTTAATGACCTCGGTATTGCGGAAGTTGTTAGCTTCCTCATCATTTGCGATATCTGGAACGCTGAATAGCCTAATCAAACGTTTAAAAAAGCTCATTAAAGAATTTGAGTACGACCAGGAGGATTTTGAAAGGGAAATGCAAGATGAGTTCGACGGTTTTGACAATGAAACTGAAGAATGGGAAGAGATCGAAGAGTCTCAACCTACTTTCGATAATGAGAACCTTACGGCTGCTGATATTGTCAATATTAGAAGAGAAATCGAGGACCTGGAATCATTTCTACATTTGGCTAACTCTATTGAACACAATGCCAAAGGTGACAAACTTCGAACTGCTCTTGAAAAAGGATTTGAGAAACTCAAGGAATTGGGTGCCAAAGAGAAGGCAATAATCTTTACAGAGTCAAAGCGTACTCAACAATACTTATTTGAAATGCTTAAAAAGACCCGCTACGGTGGGAAAATTCTATTATTCAATGGGACCAATCAGGAAGACATTTCTAAGTATGTTTATAACAAATGGGTGGATGATAAAAAGAATGCTCACCGCATTACAGGCAGTCGTGATGTAGATGTAAGATCTGCCATAGTAGATACCTTTAAAAATGAAGATTATCAATTAATGATCGCTACCGAAGCTGCGGCAGAAGGTATCAACCTGCAATTCTGCTCTATGGTAGTAAATTATGATCTTCCCTGGAATCCTCAACGTATAGAACAAAGAATTGGGAGAAGCCACCGTTATGGGCAAGAATATGATGTAGTGGTTATAAATTTTGTGAATACACAAAATGAAACTGATATGCGCGTATTCCAGCTTCTTGAAGAAAAATTTAGATTGTTCGACGGAGTTTTCGGGGCATCAGACGAAGTTCTTGGATCGATTGAAAATGGAGTTGAATTTGAAAAGCGGCTAATAGAGATCTATAAAAAATGTAGGACCAAAGAGGAGATAGATGCTGCCTTTGACAAACTCCAGGAGGATTTAAAGGATGAAATTGATGATAACATTAAAAAGACCCAGGAGAATCTCTTCAAGAATTTTGATGCTCAGGTAGTTCAACGGTTAAAAACAACTCTAATAAACACCCAAAAGTATATTTCAAAGTATGAAGAATGGTTATGGAAGATCACAAAGTACTATTTAAAAGAAAAAGCCGAATTTAATGATCATGAGTATAGTTTTTCACTAAATGGGCTATCTAATAATATTGCTCCCAAAGGACTTTACTCGCTAGATAAAAAAAGAGAGGATGCCTGGCATTATCGATTGGGCCATAAATTGGCTGAGAGAATCATTAAGGATAGCAAGGAATTAGAAACTCCTGCTGCAAAGATCGTTTTCGATTATAGTTCTAACCCGTTAACCTATAAAGAACTTGAAAGCTTATCCTCGAATAAAGGAATTTTAAAAGTTGCTAATCTTCAATTGAATTCTGAAGTAGAAGATTTAGACCTTATCGTTTTTGCCGGATTTACAGAAGATGGTGAGATTCTGAAAGATGAAATCTGCCAATTCTTACTTACCCTTCCGAGTGAAGTGGAGAAAAACTCTTACAGTGATTTTCCAAACAAACTGAATAAGGTTTATGAAGACCAAATAGAAAAACACCTGAATCATATAAAAAATTCTGATGCTCAGTTAATGCAAACTGAAATAAGAAAGTTTGAAAAATGGGCAGAAGACAGGATTAGTAGTAGCGAATTTGAACTTAAGGATGTAAAGAAGAAGATCAAAGACCTGGAAAGAGAAACAAGAAGAGATAATATTAGTGCCGATGATCTACTGGTCATCCAAAAAAAGATCAGAAAATTAGACAGGAAAAAAGCCAAGCTTCGAAGAGAGATCTTTGATGTAGAAGATAAAATTCTCGAAGATAGAGATCGTATGATCGATGAAGCTGAAAGCAAACTGAACAGAACTCAAAAACAAAAAGAACTATTTACCATAGCCTGGGAAATTATATAA
- a CDS encoding helix-turn-helix transcriptional regulator — translation MENPFELILERLDRIERKLDLLENGPSQDQLMTIEEVAQYIHYQKTSIYGLVQKRKIPFIKGSGKLHFRKSEIDNWLDQRKVKTKSEIEKMADEYILRNPLP, via the coding sequence ATGGAAAACCCCTTTGAGCTTATACTTGAAAGACTTGATCGAATCGAACGGAAATTAGATCTATTAGAAAATGGACCATCACAGGACCAACTAATGACAATAGAAGAAGTTGCTCAATACATACACTACCAGAAAACTTCAATTTATGGTCTTGTACAAAAACGTAAAATTCCTTTTATAAAAGGAAGCGGTAAATTACATTTTAGAAAAAGTGAAATAGATAATTGGTTAGATCAAAGAAAAGTAAAAACTAAATCAGAGATTGAAAAGATGGCTGATGAGTATATTTTAAGGAATCCTCTTCCTTGA
- a CDS encoding helix-turn-helix domain-containing protein, protein MNLSIIQKEDLEELVQTSVEKTLRSYFNQRSKENSQTPTLTIRETAKFLSVTETTVRNYIQRGLIKADKIGGRIFISRVKLLESLKEVKSFKYLRDD, encoded by the coding sequence ATGAATTTATCTATTATACAAAAGGAGGATCTCGAAGAACTAGTACAGACCTCCGTTGAGAAAACATTAAGAAGCTATTTCAACCAAAGATCTAAAGAAAATAGCCAGACTCCAACTCTTACCATTAGAGAAACGGCAAAATTTTTAAGCGTAACAGAAACTACTGTTAGAAATTATATACAGAGAGGCTTAATAAAAGCGGATAAAATAGGAGGTAGAATCTTTATTTCCCGAGTGAAGCTTTTGGAGTCATTAAAGGAAGTCAAATCTTTTAAATACTTAAGAGATGACTAA
- a CDS encoding primase-helicase family protein, translated as MKNKYYRIGPEFFKSVEVPGINGERNLRIIKWNRQTIIDDHGKDCLEGIKKYDGFTVVPSHTKYQQVIGEFYNKYHPLSHKVLHHNQSKIENTLNFLGHVFGEQLEIGLDYLGILWHHPTHILPILCLVSEERSTGKTTFLNWLKSIFEDNMTLNNNEDLRSRFNSDWTNKLIVAVDEVLLDKKEDSERLKNLSTAKNYKTESKGKDKIETQFFGKFILCSNNESNFILIDENEIRYWVRKVPKLENSNPKLFETLTAELPYFIDLLIKRKVTSPRKTRMWFTRDQIATEALKKLVKGTKLSIEKELIFLLEEMFDDFDTDEICLSFNELSEIFNKSRIRITRKDIRRIVIEKWKIHSENSSYKMYYKAINPSTGEWEVEFENKKGRFYRFNRDFIKNV; from the coding sequence ATGAAGAATAAATACTATCGAATTGGACCAGAGTTTTTTAAAAGCGTCGAAGTACCTGGAATTAATGGAGAGAGAAATCTACGAATAATTAAATGGAACCGACAGACCATCATCGATGATCATGGCAAAGATTGTTTAGAAGGCATTAAAAAGTATGATGGTTTTACAGTAGTTCCTTCACATACAAAATACCAACAGGTCATCGGTGAGTTTTACAATAAGTATCATCCCCTCTCTCATAAAGTACTTCATCACAACCAATCAAAAATCGAAAACACTTTAAACTTTTTAGGCCATGTGTTTGGAGAACAATTGGAAATTGGACTGGATTATTTAGGAATATTATGGCATCATCCAACCCATATATTGCCTATTCTATGTTTGGTCAGCGAAGAAAGAAGTACTGGTAAGACCACATTTTTAAATTGGTTAAAATCAATCTTCGAAGATAATATGACCTTGAATAATAACGAGGATCTAAGAAGTCGATTTAATTCAGATTGGACCAATAAATTAATTGTAGCAGTAGATGAAGTACTATTAGACAAGAAGGAAGATTCGGAAAGGTTAAAAAACTTATCTACGGCTAAAAATTATAAAACAGAATCAAAAGGAAAGGATAAGATAGAAACTCAGTTCTTTGGGAAATTCATCTTATGCTCCAATAATGAGAGTAACTTCATTCTCATTGATGAAAATGAAATTAGATACTGGGTGAGAAAAGTTCCAAAACTAGAGAATTCGAATCCGAAATTGTTTGAAACGTTAACCGCAGAACTCCCCTATTTTATCGACTTACTGATAAAAAGAAAAGTCACTAGTCCTAGAAAGACCAGGATGTGGTTTACCAGAGATCAAATAGCAACAGAGGCACTAAAAAAGCTTGTGAAGGGTACGAAACTTAGTATTGAAAAAGAGCTGATATTTCTCCTAGAGGAAATGTTTGATGATTTCGATACCGATGAGATATGTCTATCATTCAATGAACTTTCTGAAATCTTTAATAAATCAAGAATTAGAATAACAAGAAAGGATATTAGAAGAATTGTCATAGAGAAATGGAAGATTCATTCCGAAAATAGTAGTTATAAAATGTACTACAAAGCGATAAATCCTAGTACTGGAGAATGGGAAGTTGAATTTGAAAATAAAAAAGGTAGATTTTATAGATTCAACCGAGATTTCATTAAAAATGTTTAA
- a CDS encoding site-specific DNA-methyltransferase, with product MSNYQKLQNVLTEIFQLDKAELDFGIYRIMNQKRSDVEEFLTQKLPLQVRTILEKNNNGDTAQLQKELDQTIKQIKDLGMDPENSPKVQELKNKIQNGTSIDALEQDVFSHLASFFKRYYQGGDFISLRRYKKDVYAIPYEGEEVKLHWANHDQYYIKTSEYLKNYAFKLSGNKTVKFELKEASTEQNNNKAQKNKERRFALYEEEPVTIDGDTLYINFTYELHKKSVKQDKLLSKALKTLSGKIPKDFQEVLSLKPTDKNKKRTLLEKHLNDYTARNSFDYFIHKDLGGFLRRELDFYIKNEVLYIDDINTDNEIAFTEQLSKIKALKETAEKIILFLEQLENFQKRLWLKKKFVVNSNYCITLDLIPQEFHPEIFNNKEQLNAWKELFGFAPKLVEDLKTEKFLQIDTKFFENDFKYKILSVFDNLDEQSNGLLVNSENFQALSLLNKKYSDQVTNIYTDPPYNAKSSEILYKNTFKHSSWNSFMQNRIEASYNFLSKNGIFEIAIDDYELNNLWLVCNDIFGQDNLIANVVVIHNPRGRNDDKFFGTAHEYMLTFAVDRDIAAIKNFKPTEDHIKQYNKEDDISPYALTGYMRTGNNSNRHERPNLFYPIYINPETKKLSLENFDGSVEIKPINSDGDEKTWRWSQDTFELKKDTEIYVSKKGDEWKLQKKRRFLGEGKKAKTIWHDPRYDASTNGIMLMKSLFNDVSLFSYPKSIYTVFDALAVSTEKDALVLDYFAGSATTGHAIIKLNREDKGSRKYIQIEMGEYFNSVTKPRMQKVIYSDSWKNGKPQDKNGISQIFKYMSLESYEDSLNNLVLNKSESQQKLLNGNEDVKEEYILKYMLDVESREHLLNIQAFQNPFDYKLKIIENNELISTNIDLIETFNYLIGLHVKRIQQIGHYVTVEGFNNKEEKILIIWRNLQETNNEDLERFIKKLDINVLDGEYDTIYINGDNTLSNLKREEDTWKVMLTEEIFFNEMFDVKDV from the coding sequence ATGAGCAATTACCAAAAACTACAAAACGTATTAACCGAAATATTTCAACTCGATAAGGCAGAACTAGACTTTGGAATCTACCGTATCATGAACCAAAAACGCAGCGATGTAGAAGAATTCCTTACTCAAAAACTTCCTTTGCAAGTAAGGACGATCCTGGAGAAGAACAATAATGGTGATACAGCTCAACTTCAAAAAGAACTGGATCAAACCATTAAACAGATCAAAGACTTGGGCATGGATCCTGAAAATTCACCCAAAGTACAGGAATTAAAGAATAAAATTCAAAATGGTACTTCTATAGATGCCCTAGAACAGGATGTTTTCTCTCACTTAGCTTCCTTCTTTAAAAGATATTATCAGGGTGGTGATTTTATAAGCTTGAGACGTTACAAAAAAGACGTCTATGCAATTCCATACGAAGGTGAAGAAGTTAAATTACACTGGGCCAATCACGACCAGTATTATATTAAAACGTCAGAATATTTAAAGAATTATGCTTTTAAATTATCTGGGAATAAAACGGTTAAATTTGAACTTAAAGAAGCTTCTACTGAACAGAATAATAACAAAGCACAAAAGAATAAGGAACGTCGTTTCGCCTTATATGAAGAGGAACCTGTTACAATTGATGGAGACACCCTATATATAAACTTCACCTACGAACTTCATAAAAAATCGGTAAAGCAGGATAAATTGCTTTCAAAAGCTCTAAAAACTCTTTCTGGTAAAATCCCTAAGGATTTCCAGGAAGTACTTAGTTTAAAGCCAACCGATAAGAACAAAAAAAGAACTCTGCTTGAAAAGCACTTAAATGATTATACTGCGCGAAATAGTTTCGATTATTTTATCCATAAAGATCTTGGAGGCTTCTTAAGAAGAGAGTTAGACTTTTACATAAAAAACGAAGTCTTGTATATTGATGACATCAATACAGATAATGAGATTGCCTTTACCGAACAACTCTCTAAGATCAAAGCTCTAAAAGAAACTGCAGAAAAAATAATCCTATTCCTTGAACAGTTAGAAAACTTTCAGAAGAGATTATGGCTTAAGAAAAAATTTGTGGTTAATAGTAATTATTGTATCACGCTAGATCTCATTCCGCAAGAATTTCACCCAGAGATATTTAATAATAAAGAACAATTAAATGCCTGGAAAGAACTTTTTGGATTCGCTCCTAAATTAGTAGAAGATCTTAAAACTGAAAAATTTCTTCAGATAGACACGAAATTCTTCGAAAATGATTTTAAATATAAAATTCTATCAGTATTCGATAATTTAGATGAGCAATCAAATGGCTTGTTAGTTAATTCTGAAAATTTTCAAGCACTATCTCTTTTGAATAAAAAATATAGTGATCAGGTAACTAATATTTATACAGATCCGCCTTACAATGCCAAATCCAGTGAAATATTATACAAGAATACTTTTAAGCATTCTTCATGGAACTCTTTCATGCAGAATAGAATTGAAGCCTCTTATAATTTTTTATCTAAAAATGGAATATTTGAGATAGCTATCGATGATTACGAGCTGAACAATTTATGGTTGGTATGTAATGATATTTTCGGGCAAGATAATTTAATCGCTAATGTTGTTGTAATTCATAATCCCCGAGGCCGGAACGATGATAAGTTTTTTGGTACTGCTCACGAGTACATGTTAACATTTGCTGTAGATAGGGATATAGCAGCAATTAAAAATTTTAAACCTACCGAGGATCATATTAAACAATATAATAAGGAAGATGATATTTCACCATATGCTTTGACTGGTTATATGCGCACTGGTAATAATTCCAACAGACATGAACGACCTAATCTTTTCTATCCTATTTATATTAATCCTGAGACTAAAAAGCTTTCACTTGAGAACTTCGATGGTTCTGTTGAAATAAAACCAATTAATTCTGATGGAGATGAGAAAACATGGCGATGGAGTCAGGACACATTTGAACTAAAGAAGGACACCGAAATATATGTATCGAAGAAAGGTGATGAATGGAAGCTTCAAAAGAAAAGACGTTTCTTGGGAGAAGGTAAGAAAGCTAAAACTATCTGGCATGATCCAAGATATGATGCCTCAACAAATGGGATAATGCTTATGAAATCTCTATTCAATGACGTAAGTTTATTTAGCTACCCTAAATCCATTTATACTGTATTTGATGCGCTTGCCGTTTCTACTGAAAAAGATGCTTTAGTACTAGATTATTTTGCGGGTTCCGCTACAACAGGTCATGCAATAATAAAACTAAATCGAGAAGACAAAGGTTCTCGGAAGTATATACAAATTGAAATGGGTGAATATTTCAATAGTGTAACTAAACCTAGGATGCAAAAGGTTATTTATAGCGATAGTTGGAAAAATGGTAAGCCTCAAGATAAGAATGGTATAAGTCAAATATTCAAGTATATGTCCTTGGAAAGCTACGAGGATAGTCTGAACAACTTGGTTCTCAATAAAAGTGAGTCTCAGCAAAAATTATTAAATGGAAATGAAGATGTTAAGGAAGAATATATATTAAAATATATGCTTGATGTAGAAAGCAGAGAGCATTTACTTAATATACAAGCTTTCCAAAACCCTTTCGATTACAAACTAAAAATTATTGAGAATAATGAACTCATCTCAACTAATATTGATTTGATAGAGACCTTCAATTATCTAATTGGCCTGCATGTTAAACGAATTCAACAGATAGGACATTATGTGACTGTAGAAGGTTTCAATAATAAAGAAGAAAAAATCCTGATCATTTGGCGAAACCTTCAAGAAACAAATAATGAAGATCTTGAACGCTTTATTAAAAAGTTAGATATAAATGTTCTGGACGGTGAATATGATACTATCTATATAAATGGTGATAATACGCTGTCCAATCTAAAAAGAGAAGAAGATACCTGGAAAGTGATGCTTACTGAAGAGATTTTCTTCAATGAAATGTTTGATGTAAAAGACGTATAG
- a CDS encoding potassium channel family protein, giving the protein MKFVGSQLVYYLRDKDFKRNSKILSRYLALLGIVLIIFSVLFHIIMVQVEGQNHSWITGFYWTLTVMSTLGFGDITFESDIGRLFSIIVLVSGIIMLLIVLPFAFIRHFYIPLLESQDKNRVPRQVPKVTRNHILICSNDVIARDLIERLIQEQTLFYIIENDLAKALKYHDERIPVIFGELDSQETYARANIKDAKMLVANRNDILNTKIILTIRAIAPTIPVVAIATDDESVHVQELSGANHVLPVKRWLGEQLANRVNAQHTRPIGQYEDLFIAELPVINTQLVSKTIKEAGLRQKFGISIVAIWERGRLKPVHGNTKLTYESVLVIIGNKDQLNSVDELFYEHTINPNPVLVIGGGKVGLAAVKLLYKNNILVNLIDKDPEICEKASPFCNKVFAGRASDYELLKKAGVLEAPSVLLSTNDDTMNIYLASYCRQLNRELRIVSRISEARNIDIMHRAGANFVLSYATLGSEAILAISKGHELTVLGEGISLFITPTPSSLEDKSLVESGIGAKTGLSVIAIKKDSKVFTLLTADTLLPPGAEIVMLGNAEMRNKFNEIFGGQD; this is encoded by the coding sequence ATGAAATTTGTAGGTAGTCAGTTAGTATATTACTTGAGAGACAAGGACTTTAAAAGAAATTCCAAGATATTATCTAGATATCTAGCTCTTTTGGGAATTGTCCTTATAATCTTTTCGGTTCTTTTCCATATTATAATGGTACAGGTTGAAGGCCAGAATCATTCCTGGATCACGGGGTTTTATTGGACACTTACGGTGATGAGTACATTGGGTTTTGGAGATATCACTTTCGAATCTGATATAGGCCGGCTATTTAGTATAATAGTGTTAGTGTCTGGAATTATTATGTTATTAATAGTTTTACCATTTGCATTTATACGGCACTTTTATATTCCTCTTCTAGAGTCGCAAGACAAAAATAGGGTCCCTCGTCAAGTTCCTAAGGTAACAAGGAATCATATTTTAATATGTTCTAATGATGTTATAGCCAGAGATCTCATTGAGCGATTAATACAAGAGCAAACTCTCTTTTATATTATTGAAAATGACCTGGCCAAAGCGCTGAAATATCATGACGAGCGTATCCCTGTAATTTTTGGAGAATTGGATAGTCAAGAAACTTATGCTCGTGCCAACATTAAAGATGCGAAAATGCTTGTTGCTAATAGAAATGACATTCTAAACACCAAGATCATTCTCACCATTCGGGCGATAGCTCCAACTATTCCTGTGGTAGCTATAGCGACAGATGATGAATCGGTTCATGTTCAGGAATTAAGTGGTGCAAATCACGTATTACCTGTAAAAAGATGGCTGGGGGAACAACTGGCCAACAGGGTTAACGCACAACACACAAGACCTATAGGACAATATGAAGATTTGTTTATAGCAGAATTACCCGTCATTAATACGCAACTCGTATCTAAAACTATTAAGGAAGCCGGACTGAGACAGAAATTTGGAATTAGTATTGTAGCCATTTGGGAACGAGGGAGGTTAAAACCAGTTCACGGGAATACAAAGCTTACCTATGAAAGTGTTTTAGTTATAATTGGAAATAAAGACCAACTCAATAGTGTAGATGAGCTATTCTATGAGCATACTATAAATCCAAATCCTGTTCTCGTAATAGGTGGAGGAAAGGTAGGCTTAGCTGCGGTAAAATTACTATATAAAAATAATATCCTGGTTAATCTAATTGATAAGGATCCGGAAATTTGCGAAAAAGCAAGCCCCTTTTGTAATAAGGTATTCGCTGGGAGGGCTTCAGATTATGAATTGCTTAAAAAAGCTGGAGTACTGGAAGCTCCTTCGGTATTGTTATCTACCAATGATGATACGATGAATATTTACTTAGCATCTTATTGCCGGCAATTAAACAGGGAATTAAGGATAGTGAGCCGCATTTCAGAAGCTCGAAATATTGATATTATGCATAGGGCAGGGGCAAATTTTGTGCTGAGTTATGCTACTTTGGGATCTGAAGCCATTTTAGCAATTTCTAAAGGCCATGAACTTACAGTTCTTGGAGAAGGTATTTCTTTATTCATTACTCCAACACCGTCTTCCTTAGAAGATAAATCTCTCGTAGAATCAGGTATTGGCGCCAAAACAGGACTTTCAGTAATTGCAATTAAAAAGGATTCAAAAGTTTTTACCTTATTAACAGCAGATACACTACTTCCTCCTGGAGCAGAGATAGTGATGCTTGGAAATGCTGAAATGCGAAATAAATTCAATGAAATATTTGGGGGACAAGACTAA